A stretch of Schistocerca americana isolate TAMUIC-IGC-003095 chromosome 3, iqSchAmer2.1, whole genome shotgun sequence DNA encodes these proteins:
- the LOC124606687 gene encoding uncharacterized protein LOC124606687, which produces MPALAALLLCAAALAVVATAAPSDRQQARFTALMQQARKFKCREPRPRAVLSTELVYVGPSERVDPPYAVLHRCDGGAGCCESHDRVCDVRDAQEVTLVFLVSDTVRGGSEYREATHTNHTRCHCVSKEPQPPK; this is translated from the coding sequence ATGCCCGCGCTCGCCGCTCTCCTACTGTGCGCCGCAGCCTTGGCTGTCGTGGCGACGGCGGCGCCCTCCGACCGACAGCAAGCCCGCTTCACGGCGCTCATGCAGCAGGCGCGCAAGTTCAAGTGCCGCGAGCCGCGGCCGCGCGCCGTGCTCTCCACGGAGCTGGTCTACGTGGGCCCTTCGGAGCGAGTGGACCCACCCTACGCTGTGCTGCACCGCTGCGACGGCGGCGCCGGCTGCTGCGAGAGCCACGACCGCGTCTGCGATGTGCGGGACGCGCAGGAGGTCACGCTCGTCTTCCTCGTGTCGGACACTGTGCGAGGCGGCTCCGAGTACCGCGAGGCGACGCATACCAACCACACGCGGTGCCACTGCGTCAGCAAGGAGCCCCAGCCGCCAAAGTAG